GGTTGTCTCTTGCTAGATAGATGTTTTCAACACCGTCAATAAGTTTGAAGATGTAAGGGACTAGGCTACTTGGGAGCATTAActtcttaattataatatgcggtgtagttttttgttttgcttacttttttattgggatttaattatataaaacatatataatacttttttattatgatttgatacgtactatcattgattataaacaatattagtatttataattaatggtaCTATGTATAGTgacatactgtatatatacaatacagaaaataaattaacacacatgaataatatgttgtaattaattttatacccatcttgtttataatattatactatttatttatttaatatttatactaagctAGTACAAATTTTGCGTGGTCTATCGAGATTTTCtagataatgaaaataattcgtTTCGTCTCGACTTGCGTGAAAAAAAGCATTTTGTACGAAATGTTGCATTATCTTCACCGTTCgggtaatataaatttaaattagaataatttaggTACTCAAATTATCTTCTCGTCAACTAAGAGATGATGGATTGATggatatgattaatattattgattattatttattattgtattatgttcaaCACAAAATAAAGACTGCtccataaatacatatatatatattatctatatgagtatataagtatatgtatataaattaaatctgcTCAAAACCAAGGCACGGAGAAGTTtgctgaattttttaaaagcatttCAACAAATCCTACCTACTCAAATTTTTCAGATATTGTTAATTGTAGCTGCAGGACATATTTGTCAAaagacttaaatttaaataagtataatatacctacagttATATTTTGTGGTGTagaataggtataatagtagACCAAATCTGTACAGTTGAAAGTAAAGTGTTGTCGGAGACGTGTGGGAAAATGTTTGTCAAGATCAAAAGATTTATAAGCAACTCAAAACCACATATTGTTTGAAACAATTTGTTTCACgtctttaaacaaaaactactcgataattaattatattgtatacacgatgtaatttataaaattcagtgATCACGATTTATGgccaacatttattataataatttaaatttgtgaaaTCCGTTTTCGGGTTACTCGAGTAACATGACGTCTTACGACTAAAAAATCGCGTCTGCTGCAAACAATATCTACCACTGTACAGCTATATATACGGTATCTATCTAATGTCAAGACAGCTACAGGTCACTCTCCTTTagaagattttattataatatctcgtCTGCCTATGTCGACTACGCGCGGTACCGTATGAACCTGACCCACCTCTGCGGGCACAGCACTCGCACCCACGATGTTACATCGGAACATTCGAAACACGTGTACGTACAACAACATTGCAGTCCGCTACGATATTAACGACGTACAATGGTAGTGTTGTTATAAGAGTACGTTTGAGAACgtctgaaagaaaaaaaaaaacgggtCCGTAGTGGCGTCGACGGTGGCGGTGGTGGTATACGGAGCGGGTGacgacgtcgtcgtcgtatcATAACCGGTGGAGGCAACAACACGACGACGTCTTTGGCCCCGGACAGCGTGTGGCGTTAGTGCGTGCGCGCGTACGCAACACAACACTGGGAGTTTGTGTTTTCCTCTCTCCGCCGTATACGCGGACGTCTGCAACTCTCTCGCTCGCTCTTTTGTGGACACACGCGTACACGTACACGGCGCGACAGTCGCGTCTTAGACGAGTGCGCCGGTTCGCGCGTGTCTCCGTGTATACACCGACgtaccgtataataataatataatatactgaatctttcgaaaaattgataaaactcTGCCCGTTCGCGAGTCCAtcgctgttattattattataattttacgtcTACCGAATATTGTCACGTCCCACCGGTTTTCCGCTCGACCCGGACCGCATCGTACGGTGTTATCGtaactattattacattatcgcGTTGTTCGGTGTTGTgatgataacaatatatatgcgcgagtattttaatcataatcatattataatatcgtcgtACAGCATCGCAGGTACATTCGTACCGGACTTCCGATTTTTTGCCAATCTTGTCGGCTCAACTGGGACCAACGACGCGGTGTAGGCGCAACGGCCAagacactatatattattttcatattatagcacaggtttgtttatttatttatttttcgtattcgTCGGTTTTTATTATCTCGCGTCTAAGCGTCTGCGCGCTTCCCGTTTCCATCGCGACGACACgcgtgataataaattaaaaacaatattatgtggtaAGTGCGTCGTAAACGATATTTCGTATTTACTGGTTCTTTAAAGTTTTTTCgccaatattatagtttattataggtaaaaggtaattcactttttttttgcgAGAACAGCACAACAAATCCTATAAATCCGGATATTtccatattaatatgtatctgCTCCCCGGGTCCTCAAACAATCGATTTGAAAGCATCGAGGAATCTTAAAGCATAGATAATACCATATTGACGAacctacattttcaaattcagTTGGGTATTTATATCTGATTAGGgtcataatattctatgtaaatattatttaaacatattgtgtctattctatatatatacacaaaccttataatattatagttgtaatattgatacaatgtattatgtgGCTTTTTTAGCAGATTCCCGTCGTATTTacctgttattattactatgatatatagaaatatgttAATTGTCGGCTCATTCCTATTATGtggtattgttaaattaagtaacttaacatattttttggaatttgCAGTAGTTTAGTAATTAGAAATAGACAGTTTTTTTAGTTGCTTTAGGTGttcaattgatattatttataagatgttccaaaatttatattattttttattcctcATTTTCTATTGTAAATATGTTAGAATAACAATTCAAGtcaattaatatcaattatccagtatctatttttaaataattaattatcaatgtaaaactttttaagaaatttgtcTGGTTTTACGACTAGTGTTTGAAAAGTTATCAAGTAACCTCCTTCCTAGGTACTGAAAAAAGTCAGCGATAATGTGAATCCATAGTTTTCTCAATTTTAAGAGTTTTACGATgtgcgatattattatacatttaacattttaaactgaaaAAGGAATTATTGATTAACGAATGTTCAATGTCTTGatgttaaattatgtatgtacaattaattaatttagttgattgtaggtttataatattattattatacatgagtAATAATGACCAATATGGTTACtcgatttaaattgtatagtcataattttatacaaaaaaattaattcagtattaaaaattctttagaaCTGTTTAAAGTAATCGACTGAAAACTGTAACACATTATCTGGCTTGGCTAATAATAAAGCTTTTATGTAATCAATGATCATGTCTTTCACATCCCCGtggttttttatataagtgttgtactttatattcatttctgactaaaattataatcaataaattaaataaaatcatatttttaagaattggtTACTTACAACTTTATCTAAGTACAAAGATTTGAAACGAATATCTTGTTCCCAGTTATTTTTTAGGTGCAACATCGTGTCATTATGAACAAAACCATCTTTTGTGATTCGCATCGACTTATTGATCACTAGTTTCTTGTCAATCTTTTTACCCCATGAATGTTGCAATATATAACCCAAACGAGTTAAGATAGTCGTCATATGTACAATTGaagttttaaaagatttttttatttgtataacccTTTTTATAGTTACCACTGGTATTGacactttattaattttgtagttgtcttttattgaacattcctataaaaagtatgaactattgaattataattaatatttatttatactctaTAATTAACTGTAGCCGAATTGGTCACTGTTTTAAAAGGGTTTGTTATTGAAGTAAGTTGAATTGGTTCCCGTCTAAACTTGTGAATTTCGCTAACTGATCGAGTTGATACCCACTTTGTTGACCGTAAGATAACTAAATATACacgtttaacttttaaattttacaggcTTTAGAGGTTCGTGAACCAATTAGATAACAGCAGTATAGAAGATTGTATAAATAGTGTACAAATGTAcagatatatatgtacatatattatgtatttatgtgtattatacatacgtatattgttttacataatgtTCCATTGATAGTTACAGCTGTTTTATTCTTAATAGTACCCTCAAATCCTGTTATTGCAAGATATCGGAGGAAAGCATAGTTCATTCCTTCGGTTAACAAATTctgtaactatatttttttgtgtatcaagttaacatttttttttgtatgtacgGGTTTCTTACGTTAAACTATATTGTCTATTTACTATACCtatcttattattgtgttgttgttttttttatctcgggagttattattgtaataatatttaatttaaattactcgaatcttgttttaatatttattatatgcaagGAAAAAACGAAATTAAGCTAATTTGTAGTGGTTACCTCTACTATTCAGTActcatatttgtaaattttaattgttcataATTGATAGATTAACCGTTTGGAAAggttttaattgcttattttaggaataatttttatgtcaaaatatatttaagattgattttactatttatacgtttaaaaaaaaaaattcatattgttatattcaagtatttttttaaaagaatatatttatataaatacatacatacatacattacagtattattattattacattattattttgcatcaattaattttgcatgtataaaacatatatactgCAAAAGTATTCAAACTTTGGATTGAGACTAATGGTGGATGTAAGGGACTTCAACCTCACGACACTTTGAATAAATATCCTTCCCCAGAGGCtagaataaattagtatttacgttatcataatatataacactacCGTTGAAcagaattattgttgttaaacaTTTCCGTATCTtatcttacaaaaataaaacttaaaaaaataaatgctaatattaaaaaaatacgttatattgttatacctaAAGGGGAAAGCATATTACCATAGCGAATCTGTGAAgtgtacaatacaaatattatttaagtgtttaaattaattaaaattctttaacaacgatatattataggtgtagGAAATGTAGGAAATTAGTTTGATGTaatgtatacatcatataatattaatataaaattataaactatatttcgATCTTTAAACtaagaacattttattttaaaacataaaaatacattatataagttacatgtttaaataataattatctaaagttaaagttagttattaattatttcatattaattgtaaccttactttatttttcgttaaatttatgtttttggtTTGATCAATTAATTCACCATTATTTAAATCCGTGTAAATTTGTACCCGTCcatcattgtttttattcgaaattaaaactgttttacGTGTTATTTCAGATTCCTCAGAGTACCTATGGtcgttaaatatttacataaattatttgaaattataatttatatagttcatTACTCGgttcaaaaataatcatacaatACCATTGTGACCATTTTTCTTCGTAAGAAAGAAAATTTGCCGTAGTGGTAGTTATTACACTCAATCCAATTTCTCTACCATGTTCAGAAATATTAgtagaatttaaatgtatcattaaaGTTGCAGGATTAGTATTTGAATTACTCTTCCGTATTTTACCAACAAATTCACCTACTTCTTcgtttttttcattcaatatagttaatgtttcattaaaacatatttttgatatattctCTTCgtctaaaacaaaatagtcTTTGATtggttactattattttttattaatttatatcaatgattgtatatgttgtttttttaaatataggtcattatattattcttgaaaaataataaattaattttattttgtattaaaattaaaattttataaaaggtaGACAGGTACCTACCGATTAACGAATAATTATCCTctgtatttgaattttttaaatttaaaatttgttcatCTTTTTTTGCATAGTTTACCAAATCGTTtgcataaattgtataaatattcatgtttaGAAGgatgtttcaataattttttcaagtataatataatttttcaaaatcattaaacaataataggtaaaaatatacaatttaaaaatacagtatttgcaagttatttaaaaaattaaataaatcttgttgatttttaaaatggtctctatgttttattttagatatgtaacaacatttttttttgatattaaaatatattcaaaatttcaattaaggTAATTAATGAATATCTTACGTTATTTCCAATCAATTGCTATAacacattttacatattgatattgatGAACAAAACaccttttgaaaaatttaacatactttATTTCATTGGTTAATTTACTTTGGttttgttgataatataaGTTGGATTCTTTGGATAACTTAGACGTTAAGCTTaagaaaattctaatttaaataatacacgatTGATAACTTTAATTACGGATTGTTGTTTAGAATGTCTGTTTCCATACAGAAATAacccaatttatatttatttatttttttgagtttaaaaataatatctagtgAGACGACTaatgaacattatttaattatttttattgtttgttaagtGCGATTTGCTGTTAAATGTCTCCATTCGTTTTATTGGCAATTTTTCAAGAGacaaaacatttaacaaaCAAGTTGTCTGTAtttgatcatattatttcattaaagtatAACAGTCGTgactaaatatatactaaatattattaaccggtgctttctttaataaataacatttagtgTATTTATCATTTCTACAATACTGGTAGGTATTTTATCAACCCTCCTATGCATTTCACTATTATACAGACCGTATACAGTTTCacctaataaatttatttttattatttttttttggtattagGCTAATAAGCTTCAgcttcattaattattagtagtattacattaaagttgcttataattatctatttagttaatatatttttttattattagattcactaagttgtttttaaataataaagtacataAAATCTCGTGATTAATGTCCGTatgataatttagtatatctatataattatattattttaaaacctctGTCATCGTTGTAGGTActttgtatatacttatactcaAAAATGTCATGTAATACGAAACCCACAAGAAAACTGTACGAAGCTCTGCTTTCTACTAAtgtgattttaaatactaaatactagtTGGCATATCGCATTGTAATCAACAGtattgaatttcaaaaaaaaaaaaacgatgaaAAACGATGAGAAACTATTTGAAATGTTAACAGTTACACCATATatgtaggttaggttaagttaggttatatgtataacatatatatacaaaattgtttagCATAAATGACATTTTGGTCATAAAGCATAGTGATAGCATAGTAACATGtcatgtaggtatttaaaaatatgttattgtatatttacatttgcaaattgttataatctactattagttttacataattttaattaacgtttaagaaaatatattttagagaaTATTACttcatttaagttataattgatGTATTGATTCTAAGCTCTGAATAGATCTTTATGATAGTGATTGGAATACGTTTGGGGTGGGGGGTAGATGCGTACGCCACGAATATACGTTTTCTAATTTCTAAAGTCGGGTTCACTTCTATGCCGTGTATCATAAGCTATTTATCGTATTCTGATTGGGTGTTGTAATCATGGTTTTATTAACTTACCTACTATATGATCTACTCGGAAACTTCTAGGTTAGGCCGTGCTCAACTATTATACCACGTTTATATGCAACAATTAATGCTCATTGAGTTAGTCCGAGAGTTAAAAACGCATTTTTAATTCGTATTAAACTGATGagcatttattacttaattcgATTCGTCAAATCGAGTTAACTCTTACTTTGGGATTAAGAAGGATTTGTAAACGCTTTAAtgcgaattaatattttagcgggaattttaaaatttcgaattataaaatataaatataattattttggtcaTGGAATCCAATGTATAAAGCATGGACTAAAAACCATTCGcttcaacttttaattttattcaacatctaatcttgatatttttttagatgcaTATAAACTCGCTCCCTTATGCGCATTGAGCTAATGCGCATTAATTGCTGCATATAAACATGGCATTAGATACGTCACCACAAACGAGGTAGTTGTGAAC
This sequence is a window from Rhopalosiphum maidis isolate BTI-1 chromosome 1, ASM367621v3, whole genome shotgun sequence. Protein-coding genes within it:
- the LOC113549183 gene encoding ciliogenesis-associated TTC17-interacting protein-like; amino-acid sequence: MNIYTIYANDLVNYAKKDEQILNLKNSNTEDNYSLIDEENISKICFNETLTILNEKNEEVGEFVGKIRKSNSNTNPATLMIHLNSTNISEHGREIGLSVITTTTANFLSYEEKWSQWYSEESEITRKTVLISNKNNDGRVQIYTDLNNGELIDQTKNINLTKNKNLLTEGMNYAFLRYLAITGFEGTIKNKTAVTINGTLCKTIYECSIKDNYKINKVSIPVVTIKRVIQIKKSFKTSIVHMTTILTRLGYILQHSWGKKIDKKLVINKSMRITKDGFVHNDTMLHLKNNWEQDIRFKSLYLDKVSEMNIKYNTYIKNHGDVKDMIIDYIKALLLAKPDNVLQFSVDYFKQF